In Dyadobacter sp. CECT 9275, the following proteins share a genomic window:
- a CDS encoding RNA polymerase sigma factor, which produces MSALAVKNLPDDEEILLWHELLTGNVTSFEQLIGRTYDLLFQYGSKFSRDRELIKDSIQDVFLEVWEKRSTLNGNIPPKAYLLASLRRRLHRLGQRNRMVPVEDFSQLPSGFDIEFSAEYLFIRLEEDKQTASRITCLLNELPKRQKEAVYLKFFHDLDRDEIATIMDIHPQSVSNLLQTAFKWMKNQWKVLISIVLLVSLFQ; this is translated from the coding sequence ATGAGTGCCTTAGCCGTTAAAAACCTGCCGGATGATGAGGAGATATTGCTGTGGCATGAGCTGTTGACAGGTAATGTCACTTCGTTTGAACAGCTTATCGGGCGTACCTATGATCTGTTGTTTCAATATGGCAGCAAATTCAGCCGTGACAGGGAGTTGATCAAGGATTCCATCCAGGATGTGTTTCTGGAAGTTTGGGAAAAAAGGAGTACCCTCAACGGGAATATTCCTCCCAAAGCTTATCTGCTGGCATCCCTTCGCCGCAGGTTACACAGGCTCGGCCAACGTAACCGAATGGTCCCGGTGGAAGATTTCAGCCAGCTTCCTTCCGGCTTTGACATCGAATTCAGTGCGGAGTATCTTTTTATCCGGCTGGAAGAAGACAAACAGACCGCAAGCCGCATCACATGCCTGCTGAATGAATTACCCAAAAGACAAAAAGAGGCGGTCTATCTTAAATTCTTCCATGACCTCGACCGCGACGAAATAGCTACCATCATGGATATCCATCCGCAGTCGGTATCCAACCTATTGCAAACTGCTTTTAAATGGATGAAAAACCAGTGGAAGGTATTGATATCCATTGTGTTACTGGTTAGCCTCTTTCAGTAG
- a CDS encoding FecR family protein translates to MDRYHNFTAEEFLWDESFRNWVLRPTREDDARWRNWIAENPDKESVILRAKGLVLGISPGVVALPDAEKQNAIRKILSQLSEPSEEAEQIDVLRFYQKNWFRLAAAILLVIGLAWGMWGRHTDKSRVNYEQLVATSADVLTEKVNHTDKPFLVTLQDGSTVLLNPQSKISYPAKFGSDKREVYLSGEAFFDIAKDPSKPFFVYANEVVTKVLGTSFFVRSYTNEKEVSVSVKTGRVAVFARTDPGIENKQNSKELTGVVIEPNQQIVFVRETVKITKSLISKPELVAEKDNHYNFDFDETPVSAVFSVLQNAYGIEIIYDKNIMSECPITATLTELSLFEKLDLICKAVGAEYELIDGRIIIEGKGCKMQ, encoded by the coding sequence ATGGATCGTTACCATAATTTTACCGCTGAGGAGTTTCTCTGGGATGAATCTTTCCGTAACTGGGTTTTGAGGCCCACGAGGGAAGATGACGCCAGATGGCGAAACTGGATCGCGGAAAATCCTGATAAGGAGTCTGTCATTCTTCGCGCGAAGGGCCTTGTCCTGGGCATATCTCCTGGCGTCGTTGCGCTGCCCGATGCAGAGAAACAAAATGCGATCAGGAAGATATTGAGTCAGTTAAGTGAGCCTTCTGAGGAGGCAGAACAGATAGATGTCCTCCGTTTTTATCAAAAAAACTGGTTCCGTTTAGCGGCTGCTATTCTGTTGGTTATTGGACTGGCATGGGGCATGTGGGGACGGCATACAGATAAATCCAGGGTTAATTATGAGCAACTGGTGGCTACTTCTGCTGACGTGCTGACCGAAAAAGTGAACCATACGGACAAGCCCTTCCTGGTTACACTGCAGGATGGGAGTACTGTATTGCTGAACCCCCAAAGCAAAATCAGCTATCCTGCAAAATTCGGGTCCGACAAACGTGAGGTGTACCTCTCAGGCGAGGCTTTTTTTGATATAGCCAAAGATCCTTCCAAACCATTTTTTGTGTATGCCAATGAAGTGGTTACCAAAGTATTGGGCACAAGCTTTTTTGTGCGGTCCTATACCAATGAAAAGGAGGTATCGGTTTCAGTGAAAACCGGTCGAGTGGCGGTTTTTGCCAGAACGGATCCGGGCATTGAAAACAAACAGAATTCCAAGGAACTGACAGGCGTGGTGATTGAACCAAACCAGCAGATTGTTTTCGTGCGCGAAACGGTAAAAATCACCAAGAGCCTTATTTCCAAACCCGAGCTTGTGGCAGAAAAAGACAATCATTACAATTTTGACTTTGACGAAACCCCTGTTTCTGCGGTTTTCTCGGTTCTTCAGAATGCATACGGTATTGAAATTATATACGACAAAAATATCATGAGCGAGTGCCCTATCACAGCCACGCTCACCGAATTGTCATTATTTGAAAAACTTGATCTGATCTGTAAGGCCGTCGGAGCGGAGTATGAACTGATCGACGGGCGGATCATTATTGAAGGTAAAGGTTGTAAAATGCAATAA